Genomic segment of candidate division KSB1 bacterium:
ATATTGACAAGCAGTGGCAGCAATCCATGCATCTTGAGGAGAAATCGGCTGGCCCATTTTGCGGCGATTGGCTCTTATCTGCCCCCATAAACGGCATGTGTTAATATCGAAAGGAAAAATGAGATATTTACGAAGCTCTTGCTCCATTTTTTGAATTCGATTGTCGCTCCAATTTCGGATAGCAGCCCATTGAAAAAGCTCGGCAACAGTCATGAACGTAAGTCCGAGTATTTTACCCTTTAAATGCGTTTCATAAGAGTTGGCTCTGCTGTCTTTCTTGAAGATAAAAGAGACGATATTGGTGTCCAGTAAAACGATGTCCATTATTCACTCGACCGATCGTCATGCCGCTGAGTAAGGATGAAATCATTGAACTCATCTACTGATTCTTCCTGCGGCCAAAAGTCGCCGCCTATTTCCGAAATACTGGTTGCCACTTGAACCTGTTGTTCACTTAATAATTGTTCTATTGTTTTAGAATTCCAGAAATTATTATTTATTTTTAGCTGTGTAGATTTGCTTTGGATAGGTTTAGAAATTGCCGATAACAACTCCTTTTGTTCCGTCGCGGACAACTGTTGTATTTCATTGATGATATTTTGCAATTGTGGACTCAATTCTACCACCTCCAATGTAATTGTGTTCGGATATTTTTCTATCTAAAACATAAGAATCAAATCCCATTTTTGCAAGCGTAAAGTCGACAATAAGGTTGTCATTTTAATCCCTCAGCACTCTTATTTTCTCCAATACAGCTTTCAGTTCTTCGGTGGTGTCATGTTTCCAGACTCAACATCAGCAAGTCCTTTAGTAATAGAATCAATGAACTTTTTTTTGTGAATAGAATTCTCTTTCTTTGGCATAATATTTCGTTGCAGTTTATATATAATATACGAATTACGGCTTCAAAATCAGTTTGCCAAACTGCTCCCGGTTCATCAATCTCTGCTGTGCTTTTGCCGCGTCTTGCAAAGGAAATGAAGTGTCGATGACCGGTTTCAGCTTTTCCGGAAAAAAATGCAGCGCTCTTTTTAACCCTTCCTTTCTGCCCATGAAGTTGCCGAATATTTTGAGCGCTTTAGAAAAAATGTAGCGCAAGTCTGTAGTCGGGTCGTAGCCTGTTGTAGCGCCGCAGGTCACCAAACGGCCGCCTTTTTTCAAGGCTTTGATGCTGTTCTCCCATGTCGATTTGCCTACGTGCTCAAAAACGATATCCACACCTCTTTTATTTGTCAGCCGTTTGACTTCCTCCAGAAAGTCTTTGTCAGCGTAGTTGATCAGTTCGTCTGCACCCAGCTCGCCGGCTTTTTGCAATTTTTCGTCTGTGCTGGCGGTTGCGATCACCCGCGCTCCAAAGAGCC
This window contains:
- a CDS encoding type II toxin-antitoxin system VapC family toxin, with protein sequence MDIVLLDTNIVSFIFKKDSRANSYETHLKGKILGLTFMTVAELFQWAAIRNWSDNRIQKMEQELRKYLIFPFDINTCRLWGQIRANRRKMGQPISPQDAWIAATACQYDLPLITHNPVDFKSVKDLEIITKVK